Genomic window (Sphingosinicella microcystinivorans):
ACGGCGGACCTGCCGTCGTCTCCGACCTCGCCATCGACCTCTACGGCACGCGCGTCGACAACGTCAGCGGCAGGGGCTCCGCGATCATCGGCGTCGACGGTACGCAGCGCAGCTTCCTCGTCGGCGAGGAGATCATGCCCGGCGTCACGCTGCACGGCGTGGCGTTCGACAGCGTGACGGTGAGCCGGGGCGGTTCGCTCGAGCAGCTGTTCCTCGATCAGTCCGTGCCGGCGCGCGCCGTGTCGCCCATGCCTGCTGCTGCCGCCGCCGACGCGACGACGGTGCAGGTCCCGCTGGAGCGCGTCGAACGCGAGATCACGGGCGAGCTGGTGCGCCGCGGCGGCGAGGTCGAGGGACTTGCGCTGAAGCCCGTGGGAAGTGGCGGATTGTTTAACGAAATCGGCTTAAAGGCAGGCGACGTGCTGCTTTCGGCGAACGGCGTCCGAATCGATTCAGAGACGCTGCCCGGAAGCATCGCGAACCTCATCGGCGACAACGATGTCGCGGTGCTGGAGATCAGGCGTGGGGCCGAGGTGCAGACTGTGACGTTCGAGATCGTTCGGTGAGGGCAGGCCGCTTCCTGATCGGCGCGGCGCTGGCGCTCGCCTTCGCGATGCCCGCGCCTGCGCAGCAAGTCATCAACCTGCGCGACGCCGATATTCGCGCCTATATAGAGGATGTCGCCCGCACCACGGGCCGCACCTTCATCATCGACCCCGCCGTGCAGGGCAAGGTGTCGGTCGTCGCCGACCGGCCGCTGTCGCGCACGCAGTATTTCGAGGTGTTCCTCTCGACGCTCCGCGCGAACGGCTTCATCGCGATCCCCACGGACGGCGGCGCCTTCCGCATCGCGCCCGCCGCGAATGCCGCGCAGCAGCCCTCGCGCGGCGGCAGCAGCAGCTTCGTCACGCAGGTCATCGACCTCAAGTCGATCGACACGCAATCCGCGATCGAGGCGGTGCGCCCGCTCGTCAGCGCGCAGGGCCAGATCACAGCGAGCAAGACCGGCAGCGCCGTCGTCATCGCCGACTATGCCGACAACCTCGCCCGCGTGCGCTCGGTGCTGAAGGATATCGACCGCGACCGCACCACCATGCGCCTCATCACGCTCGACAACGCCGGCGCGCGCGAAATCGCCGCGGCGATCGAATCGGTGTCGCGTGCGGCAGGCGCGGGCGGCGCCGGCGCGATCTCGGTGATCGCCGTCGACAGCTCCAACAGCGTTATCCTGCGCGGCGATCCCGATGCGGTGGCGCGCATGGCGGCGATCGTCTCCGATCTCGACAAGCGCGCCTCGGCAGGCACGGACATACAGGTCGTGTTCCTCCAGAACGCCGATGCGGGTGCGCTGCTTCCGGTGCTCCAGCAGCTCGCCGGGCAGCAGGTGCAGGTCACGGTGGTGAACAGCGCCCCGCAATCCGGCGAGGGCGGGCAGGCATCGGGTGCGGGCGCGACGGTGTCCACAACGCCCGCGGGCAGCGCGCCGCCGGGTCCGGGCCGCGCCGTCATTGCACGTTACGAAGGCGCGAACGCGCTCGTCATCTCGGCGCCGCCCGACGTGCAGCGCTCGCTCAGCGAGGTGATTCGCAAGCTCGACGTGCGGCAGGAGCAGGTGCTCGTCGAGGCGATCATCGTCGAGATTTCTGACAATGCGGCGAAGCAGCTCGGCGTCCAGTTCCTGCTTGCGGGCACGGGAAGCAACAGCGTGCCGTTCGCTGTCACGAATTATTCAAACAGCGCGCCCAATCTGCTCGCGATTGCAGGGGCCATCGGTGCGCGCGAACTCGACAGGACAACGACGACCACGAACGACGGCGGCACCACGACGGGCCGCACGGCCTCGGCGGCAGCGGACGCGCTCGAACAGGCGGCGGTCCAGTCGCTGCTCGGCGTGTCCGGCTCGCTGTTCGGCTTCGGCGGCGAGATCGGCAACGATGCGCTGTTCGGCGCCGTGATCAACGCCGTGAAGTCCGATACCGCCTCCAACGTGCTGTCGACGCCGTCGATCATGACGCTCGACAACCAGGAGGCGAAGATCCTCGTCGGCCAGGAAGTGCCGATCACCACGGGCGAGGCGCTGTCGCCCAATTTCGACAACGCCTTCCGCACCGTGCAGCGCCAGAACGTCGGCGTGCAGCTTGAGGTGAAACCGCAGATCAACGCGGGCGGCGCGATCAAGCTGTTCCTGCGGCAGGAGGTGTCGTCGATCGCTGGGCCGGTGGCGACGGGCTCGGCCGATCTTATCATCAACAAGCGCGAGATCGAGACGACGGTGACGGTGGACGACGGCGACATCATCGCGCTCGGCGGCCTCATCGACGAGAACGAGCGCCGCACCATCGAGAAGGTGCCGCTGCTCGGCGACATCCCGCTCGTCGGCGAGATCTTCAAGAGCCGGTCGCGCAGCCGCTCGAAGACCAACCTCATGATCTTCATCCGCCCCACCATCGTGCGCAGCCGGCAGGACGCGCAGGCGATCAGCGCGCGGCGCTACAATTACGCGCGCGAGATGCAGCGGGAGCGCTATCCGAAGCAGGAACCCTCGCTCGACGCGCTGGTGCGCGACTATATGGGCGCCGCACCGCCGGTTGCGCCTCCAGCCGCGCCGCCGCCCGCGCCGCCCCCCTCGGAGTAGGACCCATGACGGCCGGCGACGCCGCACCGCTGCCTTCCGAACGCTCGATCCAGATTCCCTATGCCTTCGCCAAGCGCTTCGGCGTCATCGTGCTTGACGACGAGGGCGCGGAGATCGGGGTCGGCCTTCGCGAAGGCGACGATCCGCGCGCGCTCACCGAGGTGCGGCGCATCCTCGGACGGCCCATCGTCGTGCGCTTCGTGCCGCGCCGCGAGTTCGAGCGGCTGCTTCAGGAGCGCTACGCGACAGACGGCCTCAGCGCCGAGCAGGTGTCGGACCGGCTCGGCGAGGTCGGCGATCTCGGCGCGCTTGCCGAGGACATTCCGGCGGCCGAAGACCTTCTCGACACGCAGGACGATGCCCCCGTCATCCGCCTCATCAACGGCGTCATCGCCGAAGCGGTGCGGCAGGGCGCGTCCGACATCCATGTCGAGCCCTACGAGAGTTCGCTGATCGTCCGCCTGCGCGTCGACGGCGTGCTGCGCGAGGCGCTGCGCCTGCCCGCGAAGGTGGCGCCGCTCGTCGTCAGCCGCATCAAGGTGATGGCGCGTCTCGACATCGCCGAGCGCCGCCTGCCGCAGGACGGCCGCATCGGGCTTTCTCTGGGCGGCCGCGCACTCGACGTGCGCGTCTCGACGCTGCCCTCGCGCCACGGCGAGCGAGTCGTGCTGCGTATCCTCGACAAGGAGCAGGCCGAACTGGGTCTCGAAGACCTCGGAATGCCCGCCGACCTGCTCCGCATCGTCACCGATGCGCTGAAGGAGCCGCACGGCATCATCCTCGTCACCGGCCCCACCGGTTCGGGCAAGACGACGACGCTCTATTCGGGCCTCCGCCTTTTGAACGACGGCACGCGCAACATCCTCACCGTCGAGGACCCGATCGAGTACGCCATCGAGGGCGTCGGGCAGACGCAGGTGAACACCAAGGTCGGCATGACCTTCGCGGGCGGCCTCCGCGCCATCCTGCGGCAGGACCCGGACGTGGTGATGGTCGGCGAAATCCGCGATTCCGAGACGGCGGACATCGCCGTGCAGGCCTCGCTCACCGGCCACCTCGTGCTCTCCACGGTCCACACCAACGATGCCGTCGGCGCGATCACGCGCCTCAAGGACCTCGGCGTCGAGACGTTCCTGCTCGCCTCGTCGCTGCGTCTCGTCGTCGCGCAGCGACTGGTGCGGCGGCTCTGCAACGTGTGCTCGCAGCCGGTGCAGGCGAGCGCCGCCGACGCCGCGCCATTGGGCCTCGATGCGGGCGTCGTCATCCGCCACGCGGCGGGCTGTCCGTCCTGCGCCAACACCGGCTTCCGGGGCCGCATCGGCGTCTACGAGGCGGTCCGCATCGACGAGGATATCCGCCAGCTTATCCTGTCCGGTGCGGACGA
Coding sequences:
- the gspE gene encoding type II secretion system ATPase GspE, with protein sequence MTAGDAAPLPSERSIQIPYAFAKRFGVIVLDDEGAEIGVGLREGDDPRALTEVRRILGRPIVVRFVPRREFERLLQERYATDGLSAEQVSDRLGEVGDLGALAEDIPAAEDLLDTQDDAPVIRLINGVIAEAVRQGASDIHVEPYESSLIVRLRVDGVLREALRLPAKVAPLVVSRIKVMARLDIAERRLPQDGRIGLSLGGRALDVRVSTLPSRHGERVVLRILDKEQAELGLEDLGMPADLLRIVTDALKEPHGIILVTGPTGSGKTTTLYSGLRLLNDGTRNILTVEDPIEYAIEGVGQTQVNTKVGMTFAGGLRAILRQDPDVVMVGEIRDSETADIAVQASLTGHLVLSTVHTNDAVGAITRLKDLGVETFLLASSLRLVVAQRLVRRLCNVCSQPVQASAADAAPLGLDAGVVIRHAAGCPSCANTGFRGRIGVYEAVRIDEDIRQLILSGADEAVIARQAFGRAPNLAAAVRRLVVDGKTTVEEAVRIMRRDSAVDADL
- the gspD gene encoding type II secretion system secretin GspD, which encodes MPAPAQQVINLRDADIRAYIEDVARTTGRTFIIDPAVQGKVSVVADRPLSRTQYFEVFLSTLRANGFIAIPTDGGAFRIAPAANAAQQPSRGGSSSFVTQVIDLKSIDTQSAIEAVRPLVSAQGQITASKTGSAVVIADYADNLARVRSVLKDIDRDRTTMRLITLDNAGAREIAAAIESVSRAAGAGGAGAISVIAVDSSNSVILRGDPDAVARMAAIVSDLDKRASAGTDIQVVFLQNADAGALLPVLQQLAGQQVQVTVVNSAPQSGEGGQASGAGATVSTTPAGSAPPGPGRAVIARYEGANALVISAPPDVQRSLSEVIRKLDVRQEQVLVEAIIVEISDNAAKQLGVQFLLAGTGSNSVPFAVTNYSNSAPNLLAIAGAIGARELDRTTTTTNDGGTTTGRTASAAADALEQAAVQSLLGVSGSLFGFGGEIGNDALFGAVINAVKSDTASNVLSTPSIMTLDNQEAKILVGQEVPITTGEALSPNFDNAFRTVQRQNVGVQLEVKPQINAGGAIKLFLRQEVSSIAGPVATGSADLIINKREIETTVTVDDGDIIALGGLIDENERRTIEKVPLLGDIPLVGEIFKSRSRSRSKTNLMIFIRPTIVRSRQDAQAISARRYNYAREMQRERYPKQEPSLDALVRDYMGAAPPVAPPAAPPPAPPPSE
- a CDS encoding type II secretion system protein N, which encodes MGFTDRQWLQRVNARSLAAAAQVLLALLLAFAAARLVWALLAPVGPVGTPPTLTLAARSDTAVFGRFDPFFQMPGDGGPAVVSDLAIDLYGTRVDNVSGRGSAIIGVDGTQRSFLVGEEIMPGVTLHGVAFDSVTVSRGGSLEQLFLDQSVPARAVSPMPAAAAADATTVQVPLERVEREITGELVRRGGEVEGLALKPVGSGGLFNEIGLKAGDVLLSANGVRIDSETLPGSIANLIGDNDVAVLEIRRGAEVQTVTFEIVR